The nucleotide sequence CTGTAGATGATTATGTCGGCTTCCGTCATAAAGAGAATGATTCATTTATTGGAGAAAGGCTGCCAAGTCAGATTGACGATTTTCAGGTGATTTATCTAGCCGACCTGTATGGAGTGTATGAAGAAGAGTTCACTGGAAAAAATGAAGCCGGCAGGAAGTCGAAGCAATTATACGGCGGGCTTCAGCCAGAAGACGTAGACATACTGGAAAAAGAATTGTTCCAGGGGAATAAGACCTTGATTTCAGAATTCAATACATTTGGAAGTCCTACTGATGAAGCAGTCAGGAAGCGGATGACTAATCTGCTGAATATTAGATGGAGCGGATGGACAGGACGGTATTTTACAAAATTGGAAGGAAGCGAGGTACCAAGCTGGATCATCGGGCAATACGAAGCTCAGATGGGCGACTGGGATTTTAAAGGCAGGGGCTTTGTTTTCGTCAATGAAGAAGATTATATCGTTGTTCTAGGAAAAAATGACCTCGAAGGCGACGGAATTGATTTCAATCTTACAGACCAAGGCAATATGGCTTTCTCTTCTGAGCTCGATTCAAGCTACACGTATTGGTTTGATATCGTTGAGCCGCTGGATGAGGAGGAGGTTCTGGCCAGATACACGCTTCCGGTCAAGAAGGAATCCTTGGACAAAATGAAGGGTTACGGAATTCCTGTTCAATTTCCTGCGGTCATCCGCCATCAAAACAGACAATATACCTCCTACTATTTTGCCGGTGACTATGCAGATGAAGCAGAGGTACCCGGAATATATCAAACTTCCGGTTTATCAGAATGGAAAAAGGCGATTGGCGGCAGGAAATCTTTCTATTGGTCAACGTATGTTCCGATGGTCAAAGAAATCCTGGCAAAAGGGCTGCATGAACCTAAAGAAAATCCAAAACCAGAGGTTGTTTCCAATGGCAATGTTTACTTTAACAGTAATACCAGCAAAGATGCGATCCTAATCCAAAAGGATGGAAAATGGGAGAGTCTCCTGATTAAAGGTGTGAATATAGGGATGGGTAAGCCAGGGGCTTTTCCTGGGGAAGCTGCCATTACTAAAGAGGAATACTATCGCTGGTTCCAGATGATTGGCGGCATGAATGCCAATGCCATAAGGGTCTACACCCTCCATCCTCCAGAATTTTATGAAGCATTTTATGAATATAATAAGGCCGCAGACGAACCGTTGTATTTGTTCCATGGTGCCTGGGTGAACGAAGAATCAATTGTGGAGTCCCAAAATGCATTTTCGGTAAAAGTGATGGATGATTTTAAGCGGGAACTTAAGCAAATGGTTGATATTGTACATGGTAATGCAGAGTTGCCTCCAATAAAAGGCCATGCGTCAGGAATATACAACTATGATATTTCTCCTTATGTTCTAGGGTTCGTCATTGGGATAGAATGGGATCCCGCGGCTGTCTTGAATACGAATATTGCAAATAAGGGAATCGATCAGTTCTCCGGTACTTATTTTATGACCGAGGACGCTGAACCTTTTGAGATTTGGCTTGCAACAATGATGGAGTACACTGCTGCTTATGAAACGGCTAAGTACCAATGGCAGCATAGCATCAGTTTCACGAACTGGGTTACGACGGATTTACTGGAACACCCAAGTGAACCGCTTGAGACCGAGGATATGGTATCCGTGAATCCGAACCATATTAAAAAGAATAAAGAATTCCATGCCGGGATGTTTGCTTCTTATCACGTCTATCCGTACTATCCCGACTTCTTGAATTATGATCTGAGATACCAGCAATACAAGGACAAGAAAGGAAACACCAATCACTATGCAGGCTATTTGCATGATTTAATCGATGCTCATGAAATGCCAGTCCTAATTGCTGAATTCGGTGTCCCTTCCTCAAGAGGGCTGACACATCGTAATAAATCGGGCATGAACCAGGGCTTTTTGACGGAGGAACAACAAGGGGAGATGAACAGTAGTATGTTCAATGCCATTGTTGAAGAAGGCTCTGCTGGAGGAATCGTGTTCGCCTGGCAGGATGAATGGTTCAAGCGGACGTGGAACACGATGGATTATGATAATCCTCATCGCCGTCCTTTTTGGGCAAATCGACAGACGAATGAACAAAATTTTGGGCTATTGAGCTTTGAGCCAGGCAATAAAAGTACGGCAATTGTAGTGGACGGCAGAAAGGAAGACTGGATGAAGAAGGGCATCAAGCCGTTGATGACTTCAGAAACCGGAACCATCAAGCGTGTATTTACAGCTGCTGATGAAACTTATCTTTATTATCGTCTGGATTTTGCAAAACCGCTAGATTGGGAGAAACAGGGAAGCTACCTTTTTATCGATACAGTCCCTGGCCAGGGGCAGCAAAGATTCAAGGTTAATAGTGATGTTGAAGTGAATGCTGATTTTGGAGTAGATTTCATGGTCAAGCTTGAAGGACCAGACAAATCCAGAATCCTTGTTGACAGCCATTACGATGCGTTTTACTTCCAATATGGAAAAACGTTGAAAATGATTCCTGAGGAAAGCTATGCCCAGAGTAATAATAACGGAATCTTCCACACGATCCGCCTTGCACTCAATAAGGAAATGACCCTTCCAGCAGATGGACGGAAAATTCCGTTCCAATCCTATGAAACAGGAATATTAAAATATGGCACGGCTAACCCCGCTGATGAAAATTTTGATTCATTAACCGATATAAGTATAAGTACAGATAAAAAAACAGCAGAAATCCGCATACCGTGGCAGCTGTTGAATGTGAAAGACCCAAGCAACAAGGAAATCATGGGAAACCTTTATGAAAAAGGGCTTTCAGGGAGTAAACAAATAGAAGGGATTCGCTTTGTTGCTGCTGTGTTAAACGAAAGTGGAATTGATTCTATCCTGCCAGACAATCAATCTGACAAGCTGGAAAGAACAATTCTTTATGAATGGCAGGACTGGGAAAAGCCGAAGTATTATGAACGTCTAAAAAAGTCATATAGCCTAATGAAGGATACTTTTAAAAACGCAGGAAACAAGGGGGACAGTCAGTGAAAAGGATTTTGCTTGCAGAGGATGAAGAAATTTTAAGGATGCTCATCGTTGATACTCTTGAAGATGAAAACTATCAGGTAGATGAAGCAGCAGACGGGCAGGAGGCTTTGAGTTTCCTGAATGATGAAAAGTATGATTTGGTCGTGATCGACTATATGATGCCTTCATATTCTGGGCTGGAAGTCATCGAGAAGGTACGTCAGGGTGGAAAGAATATAGATGTTCCGATTTTGATGCTTTCTGCCAAAAGCCAGTTATTAGAACAAGAAAAAGCTATAGGGGCCGGGGCAGACTTCTTCATTGCCAAGCCTTTCAGCCCTTTAGAACTACTGGGAAAAGTGAGAGACATACTAAGTGAAAAAAATACAATTCAAAAAAAATAGCATTGTCCGTCGTTTCATTTACCTGATGAGCGTCTTTATCACCGCATTCTTGATTCTTGCAGCAATCCTGCTGTATTCCTTTTCCAACTTGAATCAAACCTATACAAACAAAAACAGGGAGCTTGAAAAGAAAGAACGGCTTGCAGAGGAAATTGGCGTAACCTTCAATGAAACAGTTTCGAATATTCGCGGATATATAGCATATGGAAATAATGAGTTGAAAGAAGCTGCCCTTTCCGGGGAACCGAAGATAAGGGATATGGCCAGTGAATTCAGAGAGATCGCGACGGACTCAAAGGACCAAGATTTCATTAACCAGGTTGATATATTTGCAGACTATTATTTTGTTTCCATTCTGCCAAAAGCTCTTGAGGATTATGAAAATAATGATGTCGAATCGGTCATTACGACAGCCAATACAGGAGCTACGAGCAGGATAAACTTTTTTAAACAGGAAATGAAGGGCTACCTCCAGGAAATCAATATTCAAATAGATGAAAACCTGGAGGAGCTGGCAAAGATCCAGGCGTATGTTCAAATTGGCTTTGTTTCTTTTGTCCTCATCTTCTTAATTGTACTTCTGCGGATTATCAGGCTGATGTTCAGTGAAATCGCCAAACCACTTGCAGGGTTTGCTGCTGCAGCGAATGAAATCGCCAACGGCAGGGAAGCGGTAATTGAAGTCAATGCAGACCGTAATGATGAACTCGGAGTTTTATCCGTTGCTTTCAATAGAATGATCGAGAGCATCCAGGATAATGAGCAAAACTTGCTGGCACAAAATGAAGAGCTGGTCGCCCAGCAGGATGAGCTTCAGGCTCAGCAGCTGGAGCTGGAGGAGGCTCTTGAAATTGTAAAAGACAATGAGCAGAAGCTTAACAGCCGGAATGAGCTGATAAACAAAATCGCCAATTCACTCGATAAGCAGGAAGTGCTTGAGAGTGCCGTCATGAATATGTGCCCGATTATAAACGCTGAAAAAGGCATTATTGCCTTCATCCATGATGATTCCTATGCTTCGTTTGGAATCTCACCAGATGGAGTCAAACAGTTTAGGGACAATCTGTTATTCAGTGGAATAGTCGAGCGCCTGCAAGTAGAAAGAAAGCCATTTGTCACGAAGCGGGAGGCTTCCAAGGAGGAAAAAGGCTTCCATATAACGAAACTGTTTTCGCACGATTTATACCTCCCAATCTTTTTATCTGGGAAAAAGCTGGTTGCCGTCATGGCGTTCAGCCGTTCTGACGCTCCTTTTGATTTTCGGATGATGGAAGAATACGAGGCACTGGCTAAAAACGTGGGAATCGCATTAGATAAAATCAACCTCTACCATAAGTCAGAAGAAGCCAGAAGGCTTAACCAGGATATCCTTGACACCATCCAGGAAGGAGTCCAACTCGTCAATACGAACGGTGAAATCCTTCAGGTGAACAAGAAGTTTTGCGAGTTGTTCGGCTGCTCGGATAAGCTCCAGGAAATAAGTGGAGGTTCATGGGATGAGTGGACGAGCCTGCTAAGCAGGTCGATTGCCGATCCCCAGTATTTTATCGAGTTTCTGAAGACAGAATTGTCCAGTCTTGAAAAAATCTCCCCAAAAGAGAGCCATTTTATTTATAAAAATAATGGCGGGCAGGTTTTTAAGGTTTATTGTGAAGGATTGTTCCATGAGAATATAAAGTTGGGTACCATTTTTGTCCATCGCAACATAACGAAAGAGTTTGAGGTGGACAGGATTAAATCCGAATTTGTCAGCACAGTCAGCCATGAGCTGAGGACGCCGCTAGCAAGCATTCTAGGCTTTACAGAATTGATCCTGACGAGAGAATTGAAGCCTGACCGCCAGAAAAAGTATTTATCCACGATCTACAATGAGGCTGGACGGCTAACTGCCTTAATCAATGACTTCCTTGATATCCAGCGGATGGAATCAGGAAACCAAGGTTATGAGAGACAGCAATTAGAATTACTTCCAATCATCCAGAAGGTAGTCGAGCTTCAGAAAATCCACTCAGATAAACATGATTTAATTCTTGAAGTGATTGGAGGAAGCGACAATGTGTTAGGGGACCCGGAGAAATTGGAACAGGCCCTTACCAACCTTGTCCATAACGCGATAAAATACTCACCAGAAGGCGGAGAAGTCAGGATTACCCTTTTCGAAAAAGACAGCTTTGTGACCATTCAAATACAGGATGAAGGTCTAGGCATTCCTCCTGAAGCGATTGATAAAGTGTTCGAAAAGTTTTATCGAGTCGATAACTCGGATCGAAGGTCGATAGGCGGCACGGGACTGGGCCTTGCGATTGTCAAAGAAATCGTCCATGTCCATGATGGCAGCATAAATGTAGACTCGGAATATGGAAAAGGCAGCACTTTTACCATATCGTTGCCGGTACTACCTGCACTATCTGCAGTAACCAGCAAATAGAAGAAAGGCGGCTAATGAAGCCGCCTTTTATTTTGCGTAAAGGGGAGTGTAAGAACGTCGTGCTAAAGAAATGATTGCAAATCCTAATAGAAGAGCTCAAATAACTTTTCGTAAATCATGCTGTACCGATTCAAACTTAGGCAGCAAGAGTGGGATATGAGAATCGGAGCTCGTTTGCTAATTTCTGTTGCAAGCGGATTATTGGATGGCCCTCATGGCTTGGCGATATACTATTTTTACAAAAGTACTTCAAAGGAGGCACTGGAATGGCAAAAACCTCATTAACACTTTTCACGCGACCAATGTGAACAGACTGCCAGGATGCGAAGGAGTTTCTCTCGCAGAAAAATGTACCATATGAAGAAATCAATGTTCAGGGTGAGCCTGAAAAGGATAAAAAGCTCAAAGAATTAACAGGTACTGTCATTGTCCCTGCGTTTATTTTTACAAGTACAAAGCTCTTGTTCATGAAAGATAAAAAAGTACTGATTGGATTTGAAAATAACAGAAGTGAAATTGAAAAGCTTGTTGGAAGCTTATAATCTAAATACTAAATAACAAAAAGCCATCCAAAGTGATGGCTTTTTGTCATTTTATTAATTTTTTAAGTGACATGGAACCATATTGTTGTTCATAAATTATTATATATTAATCTTGAATGGGGGAGGGGAACGGGTTTAATTCCGAGTTGACTTATAAGAATACATGAATTATATTATTTGAGAATGATAAATTAGGAGGGAAATTCAGTGACCACTGGACTTGTTATTTTAAATATTGCAGTTATGCTAGGCATCATTGCCGTTCTTTTTTACATGCAAAAGAAGCATGTATCATTTTCTAAACGAGTATTCATTGCACTGGGAATTGGAATTGTTTTCGGTTTTGCATTGCAATTCATTTATGGAGCGGGATCTGAGGTCATCACGAAAAGTGCTGACTGGTTCTCGATTGTGGGAAGCGGTTATGTAAAGTTCCTGCAAATGATCGTTATGCCGCTAGTATTTATATCCATTCTGGCTGCTTTCACGAAGCTTAAGCTGACCAATAACATCGGTAAAATCAGTACATTGATTCTCGGCCTGCTGGTAGGCACAACTGCTGTTGCCGCCGCGGTTGGAATTGCTACTGCTGTTGGTTTTGACCTTGAAGCAGTTCAGATCACACAGGGGGAAGCGGAACAAGCACGTGCTGCAAAGCTTGAGGAAACCTATGGTGGAATCGAAGGGCGTACGATGCCGCAGCAAATTCTTGATCTATTGCCTGCTAACCCATTCCTTGACTTCACGGGTGCACGCCCAACGTCTACAATTTCTGTCGTTATTTTCGCAGCATTCTTAGGAATCGCTTTTCTTGGAGTCAGAAGAAAGTCTCCTGATCAGGCAGAGCTTTTTGCCAAGATTGTTGATGCTTTCTATGCAGTCATCATGAGGGTGGTCACGCTGATCCTGCGTCTGACTCCATATGGTGTTCTTGCCATCATGACAAAGACTGTTGCCTTAAGTGATTTCGACGCAATCTTGAAACTAGGTAAATTCGTAGCTGCTTCATATGTTGCTCTTGCAATCATGTTCATCATCCACTTGTTATTATTGACGATTGCTGGCTTGAATCCAGTCACATATATTAAAAAAGCATTTCCTGTTCTCGCGTTTGCTTTCACTTCAAGAACGAGTGCTGGGGCCTTGCCTTTAAATATTAAAACGCAGCGCTCGCTTGGAGTACCGGAAGGAATTGCGAATTTTGCCGGTTCCTTCGGATTATCTATCGGACAAAACGGCTGCGCTGGCATTTATCCAGCGATGCTTGCCGTCATGATTGCGCCGACAGTAGGTGTTGACCCATTAACACCATCATTCATCGCAACATTGATAGCAATTGTAGCCATCAGTTCCTTCGGCGTAGCCGGAGTCGGAGGCGGGGCAACGTTTGCAGCGTTACTTGTGCTCTCTGCATTGAACATGCCAGTTGCCCTTGCCGGCTTGCTGATCTCAATCGAACCTCTGATTGATATGGGACGCACTGCAGTCAATGTCAGCGGTGCGATGACATCCGGCATCCTGACAAGCAGAATCACAAAAGAAATCGATTCATCAGTCTATACAGATATGAATCAAAAAATTGAAGCCGAAGCTTAATTAGAAAAGCGTAAGCGCCTTGGTCAGCCCCGAAATCGAAAAGTATAGCCGACTGCTCAGAAACGCAGAAACTGGAGACCCGACAAAGAAGCGCTTTTTGCTTCTGCCGGCGGAGTTGGAGTTTCGGAGTTTCTAGGAGGCGAAACTAGACAAATCGAAATGCGGAAGCGTCTCGAGGAGTTAGGAGCCGCAGCTAGACATGCGGCTCGAGAGGCTAGGCGCTGAAGCTAGACACTAATTTTAGTGCAAAAGTTTATTCTTAATAAAGTAATATCAAAAGCCAGCCAAAGGATATTTTGGCTGGCTTTTCTAATGCATTGGATCTGTCCAGGATATGAGGAGCAGTGACAGATGGTTCGGCTCCTTAATAAACATTAGATTATAGTACTATCTCTTTTAATCACACACAAAGATGTCATCAAACCTACACATGTTATTGTCAGCAGAGAGTACATGAATTTTTCCATTCCGATCACTTTTAACCCTGACAAAACCACAAGGCCATCTATCATGAAAATCAAGAGTCCAACATTCAAAGATGAAAATTTATGGATCAACTGGGCTAACAGGTCAGTTCCGCCAGTGCTTGTTTCATAGCGCAGCATCAAGCCGATTCCGCAGCCGACTAATAGGCCGCCTATGATCGCACTTGGCAAAATGCCTATGTGCAGCCCTTGTTCCACTGGAGCGAACAAGTCGATGAACAGGCTTGATATCAACAATCCGTGCAGACTATGAAAAAAGTATTTTCGCTCCAGTATCCAGGCCAGTAAGTATAATGGAATACTTAGAAAAATCATGGTCAAGCCAGTCGGCCAGCCATAGAAATAGTGCATGATTAAACCGATACCGATCATTCCGCCGTCGAGTAGATGGTGAGGCACAAGAAAGCCATTGACTCCAACCCCCAGTAACATACTTCCAACAAACACCGCGAGAATCTTACCTGTCATCCGATATCACCAGCCTTGTCCTTCTCCCATTATTTCTATGTAAAAAGACAAGTGTTAGAACAATCTATAAAAAAAGAACCCGCTGTAAGGCGGGTTCCGGTTTAGTGTGGCAAGAAAGCAAGCTGGTAAAAGAACAGCACTGCAAAAACGTAAAGCAGCGGGTGAACATCACGCCATTGTCCTTTCACTACTTTCAGTAAAGGATAGGAAATGAATCCAAGCGCGATGCCGGTTGCGATGCTTGATGTAAGCGGCATGCTCAAGATGATCAGGAAAGCAGGGAATGCTTCGTCAAGCTCGTCCCAGCTGATTTGTGAAATACTGCCCATCATCAAGCTTCCGACAATGATCAGTGCCGGAGCAGTAATTGCTGACAATCCGGAAACTGCACTGACAAGCGGTCCGAAGAATGCAGCGAGGATGAAAAGCCCAGCCACTGTAAGGGAAGTGAGGCCTGTACGTCCTCCTGCTGCAACACCTGATGATGATTCAATATATGCCGTCGTCGGACTTGTTCCGAACATAGCACCAGCGGCAGTTGCGATCGAGTCCGACAGCAATGCTTCTCTTGCACGCGGCATTGAATTTCCTTTCATCAAGCCTGCCTGGTGGGCTACACCGATCATTGTTCCAGTAGTATCAAAGATTGTCACCAGGATAAAAGAAAAGACAACTGCGTATAAGCTGTTTTGTACAACATCCATCAATGCTGTCCATGGATTCAGGACAATCATGCCTTCAGGAAGTGATGGCATAGACATGAAACCTTCTTTGAAGTCCAATTGGCCAGTGAAGAAGGCGATCAATGCAGTGACAACCATTCCCAGGAACAATGCTCCATTCACTTTAAGCACCATTAAGACAAGCGTGACCGCAAGACCAATCAATGCCAGCACTGCAGATGGGGAATGCAGATCCCCAAGGCCTACCAAGTTCGATGGGTGGTCGGTGATGATTCCTGTAAGACGCAAACCGATGAAAGCAATAAAAAGTCCAATACCTGCGGTGATTCCGTGCTTTAAGTTGGCTGGAATAGCTTCAATCAACTTTTCACGGAATGGAGTCAGTGACAGGATGACAAATATTAAACCCGCGATGAAAACCGCAGCGAATGCTGTCTCATATGAAATGTTCTGGTTGTTGCCAACAACAGAGTAGGCAAAGTAAGCGTTCAGCCCCATACCAGGAGCGATCGCGATTGGATAATTAGCAAATAAGGCCATCCACAGCGTACCGATTACAGCAGCGATGATTGTCGCTGTAAAAACTTGCTCAAAGGGAACGCCGGCATCAGCCAGGATGATAGGATTGACGACAACGATATAGACCATTGTGAAAAAGGTCGTTAAACCGGCAATCATTTCTGTTTTTACATTCGTGTTGTTCTCTTTTAATTTAAACATGAGTTCCTCCAAAAATACGAACGATTTTAAACACAATAAATATATTATTCGTTTTTAGCTTATATTACAAGTGCGGATTTAAAAAAAAAAGGATTTTTTTAATTAGTATCACACTAATAAAGCATTTTAAGCAATTAAAAAAGGACTCAAGTGAGTCCTGAATCATATTCTAGATTTGAAGTAATCTTTCGTAAGCCATAACCCGCCAATATATAGCGCCAATGCAAAATAGGCAGGCAGCAGGTGGATAAAATCAATGTAACCTATATAAAGGTGCGTGAAAATTCCTGCTGTAAAAGCGGGAATTCCTCCAATCAGGAAGGTTCTCCATACCCAGACAGACCCTTCATGGAATCCCCATAGCGACAGAGTTAGTACAAGTAAGCCAACACTGAAGAGTGCGCTGCCAAAGCCTGCGCGGTCATGTGCGATGACTGGGATCAGTTTTTCGTTCAGTTCATTCAATTGGTCTGGTGTCATGCAAATATATTTCAGGTCGGTATCAACAAAGACATATGTCGCCCCAATTGTCGATATTACGAACCCGCCTGCCACAAAGGAGAAACCAAGGATGACAAACAATAACTGGCCATATATGGCTCTCTTCCAGGATGAATGGTTTGTACGGTTTTTTGACGAAGGTGATTGATTTGCTGAGCGTGTTTTTATGTAGCCCATGAGGTAAAAAGGCAGCAAAATGAGCCAGAACAAACCGTGCAGCCAGTCGAAATAACCGAATCCAAGAAAAAGCATGATCCCCAGGAATCCAGTAATCGCCCCGATATTGAAAGCTCTTTTTGCCCAGTGGATTCCATAGCGGATGCCATGGCGCGCAAGCTGCATATAGATGAAGCCCCCGGAAATCATCGTCCCGGCGAGTGTCATCCTGTCATGTGACATGAATTTATAAAGATTGGGATTATAGGCCATCAATTCAAGCCGGGTAATTTGCAAGAATGCTTCATCATAGAAGAGGATGACCTTCGTGAAACTAAAGAATAAGACCAAGGCTCCTCCAAGCAGTATGAAAAGTCCGAACAGCCAATACCAGATCCAGCCAGGAAGCTCTTTCCTCTCGTATCCTAGTTCGTCAAGAAGCGCTTCATTAATTCTTTTTGGCAAACCTGGTCCTGATGCGACATAGCCCCCTGATAAAAAGACTAGTTCCGCACCTGCCTCAAAAAGGGCGAGCGCATCGGCGGGTTCAGCAACGCCTCCAGAGGTAACGACCGGTAAATTAATTTCATTTTTTATCATGTGAACAGCATGGACTATTCTATCTGTTTGTCGGAGCGGGAGGATTTGTTTGCCGTCCGTTAAAATAAATTCTTCTTTAATCATGATTCCGTCTACAAGTCGACTTGCTGATTGAAGCTTCAAGAGATTGTCAGCAACAGACGAATGCCTAATAGCTAAAAGAACAGGCTTGTTTTCAAGAACCTTTTTTATATGTATGAGATCATTAATGCTCTGGATTAAATCTAATTCGATTATGAAGGCATCGCCAACATCTTTTAAATGCTCCGCAATGATTAGCGGTTCCTCAAGTCGGATCATGACTGGCACTGTCTGTGATTTTGTTAGTTTGTTTTTCGTGGCGGAATGTCCAATTGTCTCGGCATATTCAGGCAGGATCAAGGCATCTTTTGTTTTTGAAAGACATGCTGCTGTTTCAGGCTCTCTCGGAAATTTGGTGATGGGACCAACTTCAATGGCACCAAAGCCAAGATTCGGGAAGGCGTGGATTCCCGATAATTTCGGGTCAATCTTCCCGCTTAAGCCAACCGGGCTTTTGAAAAGAATCCCAAACAGATTGCGTGACAATTTTTCCGAGGGTGACATATGTCCAAGAAACTCGATGAAGGGCCTGCCCCCTGGAAGCTGTGAAAGGATGGACATTCCACGGTGGATAAATTCACGTCCTGCATTTCCGGGCAGAATGGACAGCCATGGTTTAAATAAAGGGTGATATGACCAATCAGGCATAATGACCTCCTGAATTTATGGTTTTACTTTTATTTTAACGTAATCTTACCAATTACGTGGCAATCGGGCATATATAATTTTCAGGAGCGAATAAAAAGAAATGCTTCTAGCTAAAATAGGGGAGAAAATTGATTGCGGAGGTAAGAATATGGATTTGAATCGAGTAAAACAAATATTGTCATCGTCTGCAGAAATAGATGTTACTTATAATGGTGCATCCGTGTGGATTGATCATTTGAATGAGGATGGACGCACTGCGACTGTTCATCTGCGCGGACCGCTGGAAGAAAGGACAACTGTGGAGATTACCGAGCTGCAGGAAAGGTCTTAAGCAGCGACTAAAATAAGGTGGAGGAACCTCCTTATACGAACACACTTACCGCCGTAATGCAAAATAGTGTACGGCGGTTTTTTCCTATGGCACAATATTTATAATACCTATAGTGGTTTATCTGCCATGAATGAGAGGTATTTTTTAAAATCGAAAGGAGAGATGAACATGTTCCATCATACTATTGAAGTGGACAAGTCAATGAATGAAGCAGTATCTGCACTTGAAGCAAGCTTGAAAAATGAAAAATTTGGTGTACTTTGGTCTCTGAATATGAAGGAAACATTAGCTGGTAAAGGTGTGGAACTTGACGGTGACTATATCATCCTGGAAGTGTGCAACCCGCATGAAGCGAAAAGAGTACTTGAAAAGAATCCTATTGTAAGCTATTTTCTCCCTTGTAAAATTGTAGTATATAAAGATAATGGTATAACCAAGGTTGGCCTTCCGAAGCCAGCGGAACTGATTAAATTTGTTGAAAATGATGATTTACAAGCAATCGCCGCAGATATTGAAAAAAGGCTGATTGGTGCAATTGACGATATTAAATAATTTTAAACCACAAGTCCGGGATTCTGTCCCGGGCTTTTTTACGTTCGAAAAATAAAGATAAGCCCATTTTTAAAAAAAGTATTGTCCGGCTGTTTAGGACAAATTTTTGCCGGGAACTTATAGATTAATCAACACGGAAAATTTCGGCCGATGAGCCGTTTATATAGATTTTGCGGCTGTCGGTCTGGCAGCCGTTTTGATTTGTATTTGGCTTCCCTGAGAGCTAAAATGGATAAAAAAGGAGGGGGATTTATGGCGAGCATATTCGATACGATTAACTTACATAATGGAGTGAAAATGCCAGCTTTTGGTCTCGGTGTCTATAAAGTCGAGGCAGGTGAACAAATCGAAGAAACGATCCTAACTGCGCTTGATATTGGTTACCGGCTAATAGATACAGCTTCTTTTTACCAGAATGAAGAAGGTGTTGGTCAGGCCATCCGAAACAGCGAGATACCAAGGGAAGAATTATTTATCACAACGAAGGTCTGGAATTCGGAGCAGGGCTATGACAATACGTTGAAGGCCTTCGACGATAGCATGGAGAAATTAGGGCTGGACTATCTGGATCTCTATCTTGTCCACTGGCCAGTAAAAGGCAAATATTTAGAAACATGGCGTGCTCTTGAAGAGTTGTATCGCAAAGGAAGGGTGAGGGCGATTGGTGTCAGCAATTTTAAAATACATCATTTGAAAGACCTTCTGGCCC is from Mesobacillus boroniphilus and encodes:
- a CDS encoding H-type small acid-soluble spore protein; translated protein: MDLNRVKQILSSSAEIDVTYNGASVWIDHLNEDGRTATVHLRGPLEERTTVEITELQERS
- a CDS encoding DUF302 domain-containing protein, whose translation is MFHHTIEVDKSMNEAVSALEASLKNEKFGVLWSLNMKETLAGKGVELDGDYIILEVCNPHEAKRVLEKNPIVSYFLPCKIVVYKDNGITKVGLPKPAELIKFVENDDLQAIAADIEKRLIGAIDDIK
- a CDS encoding dihydroorotate dehydrogenase gives rise to the protein MPDWSYHPLFKPWLSILPGNAGREFIHRGMSILSQLPGGRPFIEFLGHMSPSEKLSRNLFGILFKSPVGLSGKIDPKLSGIHAFPNLGFGAIEVGPITKFPREPETAACLSKTKDALILPEYAETIGHSATKNKLTKSQTVPVMIRLEEPLIIAEHLKDVGDAFIIELDLIQSINDLIHIKKVLENKPVLLAIRHSSVADNLLKLQSASRLVDGIMIKEEFILTDGKQILPLRQTDRIVHAVHMIKNEINLPVVTSGGVAEPADALALFEAGAELVFLSGGYVASGPGLPKRINEALLDELGYERKELPGWIWYWLFGLFILLGGALVLFFSFTKVILFYDEAFLQITRLELMAYNPNLYKFMSHDRMTLAGTMISGGFIYMQLARHGIRYGIHWAKRAFNIGAITGFLGIMLFLGFGYFDWLHGLFWLILLPFYLMGYIKTRSANQSPSSKNRTNHSSWKRAIYGQLLFVILGFSFVAGGFVISTIGATYVFVDTDLKYICMTPDQLNELNEKLIPVIAHDRAGFGSALFSVGLLVLTLSLWGFHEGSVWVWRTFLIGGIPAFTAGIFTHLYIGYIDFIHLLPAYFALALYIGGLWLTKDYFKSRI
- a CDS encoding aldo/keto reductase; this translates as MASIFDTINLHNGVKMPAFGLGVYKVEAGEQIEETILTALDIGYRLIDTASFYQNEEGVGQAIRNSEIPREELFITTKVWNSEQGYDNTLKAFDDSMEKLGLDYLDLYLVHWPVKGKYLETWRALEELYRKGRVRAIGVSNFKIHHLKDLLAHASEKPVINQIELHPLLSQVELREFCQQNDIKVEAWSPLSRGRFFDEPVLGKIAEQYGKTPAQIILRWHLQNQIIPIPKSVTPSRLKENADIFDFQLSQKELEKINGLNKDQRFGGDPDHIDF